Proteins encoded by one window of Winogradskyella sp. PG-2:
- a CDS encoding tetratricopeptide repeat protein, with amino-acid sequence MGLTIADTYFLKARGAACGIFSDWSEVCESLNYALSYDENHIASLCLLGEIYAEHLKLYAEAFECFDKAIAIDPSNIEVYPKYAMYLIWINETNRAEKLVNHAFNISAIDEAHLHWLLSYIDETRGNYKASLKHLKQAKVSCYNDNYYGFMQSEEKRIRKKIETLKPKKKKTSKKTKSKKEKKKKK; translated from the coding sequence ATGGGATTAACAATTGCAGACACATATTTTCTTAAAGCCAGAGGGGCAGCATGTGGAATTTTTAGTGATTGGAGCGAAGTGTGTGAATCGTTAAACTACGCATTGTCATATGACGAAAATCATATAGCTTCTCTGTGTTTATTGGGAGAAATTTATGCAGAACATCTAAAATTGTATGCAGAAGCTTTTGAATGCTTTGACAAAGCGATTGCTATAGATCCATCTAATATAGAGGTATATCCAAAATATGCAATGTATTTAATTTGGATAAATGAAACTAATAGGGCAGAAAAATTAGTCAATCACGCATTTAATATTTCGGCCATAGATGAAGCTCATTTGCATTGGCTACTATCATATATCGATGAAACTAGAGGTAATTATAAAGCTAGTCTTAAGCATTTAAAACAAGCTAAGGTGAGTTGTTACAATGATAACTACTATGGTTTTATGCAAAGCGAAGAAAAGCGAATTAGAAAGAAAATAGAAACTCTCAAACCAAAGAAAAAAAAGACTTCTAAGAAGACAAAATCTAAAAAAGAGAAGAAAAAAAAGAAATAA
- a CDS encoding C45 family autoproteolytic acyltransferase/hydolase, with protein MERIIINLDTSPSERWNWLKDYKEETNSLLKYYLEDLSSAGIFETYIDTYKMLFISKHYQQEIECVAKHCDFSENQVLITNLYYDALKFVFGCTSFSVTNEDEKLHARNLDWWSENNILGKFTKIFDFKKKDEIEYSLVSWPGFIGGLSGVKPGLFSITLNAVLSNESPQFAIPITFLIRDVLEKAKTFNEAVKTLSETTIASDCLLMVVGVNKDENVVIERTPTAFSIRKADNDSLIVTNEYLSLTENKQTNDTLQITASGRHKRVKEMIRLKTPKSIEDYFDILSDENVKMIITVQQMIFNPINGEIYLKTKK; from the coding sequence ATGGAACGGATAATTATAAATTTAGATACAAGTCCGTCAGAAAGATGGAATTGGCTTAAAGATTACAAAGAAGAAACAAATAGTCTTTTAAAATATTATCTAGAAGATCTAAGTAGTGCTGGTATTTTCGAAACTTATATAGACACCTATAAAATGTTGTTTATAAGCAAACACTATCAACAAGAAATTGAATGTGTGGCAAAACACTGTGACTTTTCAGAAAACCAAGTACTAATTACAAATCTTTATTATGATGCTTTAAAGTTTGTATTTGGTTGTACTTCTTTCAGTGTTACAAATGAAGATGAGAAACTTCATGCTAGAAATCTAGATTGGTGGTCAGAGAATAATATTTTAGGGAAGTTTACTAAAATATTCGACTTTAAAAAGAAAGATGAAATTGAATATTCTTTGGTGAGTTGGCCAGGTTTTATAGGAGGACTATCAGGTGTAAAACCAGGACTATTTTCAATAACACTGAATGCTGTATTAAGTAATGAATCACCTCAGTTTGCTATTCCTATTACATTTCTAATTAGAGATGTTTTAGAAAAAGCTAAAACATTTAACGAAGCAGTTAAAACACTTTCTGAAACTACAATTGCTTCAGATTGTTTATTAATGGTTGTTGGCGTAAATAAAGATGAAAATGTAGTTATAGAACGTACACCAACAGCGTTTTCTATTAGAAAAGCTGATAATGATAGTTTAATTGTAACGAATGAATATTTGTCGCTTACAGAAAACAAGCAAACAAACGATACTTTACAAATTACAGCTTCAGGCAGGCATAAAAGAGTGAAAGAAATGATTAGACTTAAAACACCTAAATCAATTGAAGATTATTTTGATATTCTTTCAGATGAAAATGTGAAGATGATTATTACTGTTCAACAAATGATTTTCAATCCTATTAATGGAGAAATTTATTTAAAAACAAAAAAATAG